From the Rhodoflexus caldus genome, the window AAAATTGCGCACCTTCCCCGAAGTAAAAGACGTTTTGTCGCAAACAGGGCGCAGCAACGACGGCACCGACCCCAACGGCTTTTATTTTGTTCAGTTTCAGGTTGATTTGATACCCAAAGACCGTTGGCGCAAAGGCATCACCACCGACGACATTATCGCCGAAATGGATGCCGAACTGTCGCACTATCAGGGCATTCTCTACAACTACTCCCAACCGATTATAGACAACGTGGCAGAAGCCGCCGCGGGCATTAAAGCTGCCAATGCCATCAAAATCTATGGCAACAGCTTAGAGCAGTTAGACGAACTGGCTAATTTGGTGATGGATAAAATCAAAGACATACCGGGCATTAAAGATGTCGGCATTTTGCGCAACATCGGGCAGCCCGAAATGAGCGTCATACTTGATGAGGAAAAAATGGCGATGTACGGCGTTACCAAAGCCGATGCGCAAACCGTGATTGAAATGGCAGTCGGGGGTAAAACCGCCACCGTCAAATACGAAGGCGAACGCAAATTTGACATTCGCATCCGCTACCGAAAAGATTTCCGCAACAACGAAAACGACATTATGATGCTCATGATTCCCACCATCACGGGCAACAAAATACCCTTGAAGGAAATAGCAAGCATCAAACAGGTTACGGGTCCTGCATTCATTTACCGGGACAATACCAAACGTTTCATCGGCGTTAAGTTCTCCGTCCGCGAACGCGACTTAGGCAGTACCATTGCCGAAGCACAAGAGAAAGTAAAAGAAATAGAACTGCCCGAAGGCTATCGCATCAGTTGGACGGGTGAGTTTGAAAATCAGGTGCGGGCTACCCACCGCTTGGGGCAGGTTACGCCTATCAGCCTGTTGCTGATTTTCCTGCTGCTGTTCGTTATGTTCGGCAATGTGCGCGATGCCGCTTTTGTGCTGATTAACGTGCCTTTTGCCCTCATCGGCGGCATTTTGGCGCTGCACCTGACGGGCATCAACTTCGGAATTTCCGCAGGGGTCGGCTTTATTGCCCTTTTCGGTATTTGCGTGCAAAACGGCGTTATCTTGATTTCCGAATTTCAAAAGCAACACAAAGTTTTGAAAAATGCCGCAGAGGCAATTTTGCAATCGGTCAAAGTCAGAACGCGCCCCGTTGTGATGACGGCACTCATGGCAGCCATCGGGCTCTTGCCTGCCGCTACCAGCACGGGCATCGGTTCGGAAAGCCAAAAGCCGTTAGCCATTGTCATTATCGGCGGCTTGGTTACGGCTACTGTTTTTACTCTGTTGGTTTTCCCTATCATCTATCATCCCGTGTTGAAACGCCGCGATAAAAGAATGGCATAAGTATTAGCACATTTAAACGCATACATCGGCACACGGATATTTGCAGATTTCACGGATAAACGCTGATTTGCTGTTGATTTCTGCGTAAATCGGCGTTATCCGCTGCAATCCGCGTTCTTACAAAATCCGCTCTAACCGACCGCAAATTTTATTGCGCCCCCACAACCACTTTCAACTGTTCGCGTTTGATGTTGCCGTCCAGGTCAAAGAGTTCAATCATGAGCAAATAAGGTCCGATGCGGGCTTTTGCGCCGTTGTCGGTGGTGCCGTCCCACGAAAGAAACATGCCCGCCGCTACGGTTTGTTGATTGAGCAGGGTGCGCATCGGTCTGCCTGCGGCATCAAATACCTTGATGGTAGCCACTCCGCCCGTTGCCGCACAGTCCAAATGCAGCAGCATGAAGTCCTGAAAGCCGTCACCGTCGGGTGTAAACACCTGATTTTCAATACGAAAGCAATCTTTCAGCGTGCTTAATGCGCTTTGCCGTTCCGATTGGGAATTTAGGTAGGTAGGCGTACCGAAAAACGGCGCAGCGGCTGAAAACCAATTGTTGCGGTCTTGCGTGGGCGCATTGAACGAAATTCGCTCTAATGATACGCCTTCTTTGCGCTCCAAAAGCGGAAAATGCCAGCGTTCTTCATAGTCTAACCTGTCCATCAACGCGCCTTGCGGGGTGAGCAAGCGCACCGAACCGTCGCTGTCGTTGAAAGAAGGCAGGTTTACCGTTTGCACCAGCGAATCAATCGTGCGGCTGTACTGCTGTTTTAACTTGACCAAATCGGGTGTCAGCACCAAGTAGCTTTGCGGCGGCATGATGCGCATCTCCGTTGTGATAACGCGGTTCGTAGTCGCGTTGGCAATCACCCAATTTTGCAGGTTGATGAACTTGTCGGACTTGTTGTAAATTTCTACAAAGTCCACGCCGTTGGGCGGCGGATTGAAGAGTATTTCGTTGATAATCAGGTCGCCTAAGGCTGCCTCTTGCGGCACAACAAACGGCACGACAGGCGAATTGAACAGCGTATTGCCCGCACAATCGCGCAGGGTGCGGATTTGCAGGGTAGCCCGTTCGCCCGGGGCAAGCATTTGCGGCAAGGTGAGCAGCACCTCATCGGGCTGGGCATAGCGGAAAGTAATCGTGCTGACAGTCAGCGAATTATTGAGCAGATAAACCGCCTGCACTGCTGCCAAACTGTCAACGGCTTCGCTGAAAACTACGCGCACGGTGCGCCCGTCTGCCGTTTCTACGCGCTGAATTTGCGGCGGTTGGCTGTCGGTCAGTGTACTGCGGATGCTGTTCGGGGCGGCAGGCGTACCCCCCGACGGATGTTCGGAAGCCTCCCAGTTCGCACTCCCCGCACAAGGGTTGTTGGTATCGCGCATTTCCAAGCTCCAACCGCCGTCGCGTTTTTGTGCATCGCTTATCCAAGTGGCGCGGTAGGCAACCTGATGCAAGAGCAAACCTTGTGCATTGCGCAATTGCATCACGTCGGACGTGTTGCTCAAAGCTGCCCAGCGGTTCGGGGCAACTACGCGGTCTTCGGGCAAAAAGGCACGGAAAGCCGCCGCCGAGCTGCTCGGACATACCAGCATGTAGCTTTGCGGCAAGATGTTCACATCGGGCAGCACGCCCGTTGTACCGTTGGCATTGCTCAAACGCACACCGTTGAGGCTCAGCACTTTATTGCTTGCGTTGAAAATTTCCACGTATTCCGATTCGGGCAACCCCACTACGGGCGAAGGGTCGGGCATGAGCTCGGTTATCAACAGCTCAAACTTTTGCGGCGTTGCACCCAAACCGAAGTTAAAGCCTGCCTGCACAATCGCATTGCCGGAACAGTCGCGCACCTCGCGGATGGTGAGGCGATTCAGTGCGCCGCGCTCCACAGGGCGAAACAGTTGCAGCACGACGGTTTGCTCGTTCAATACCTGTACGGAATCCGTAAGCAAGCCGTTGGTAAACAGGTAGTTAGCTCGCGGCAACAGGCTTGCGCTGTCCATCGGCTCGTTGAAGGTGATGCGCAACAACCGTTCGTTGAGCATGCGTACTTCCTGCACCTGTGGCGGCGTTCGGTCGGGGTTCGGGCGGCGCACGCTGTTGGCACTGCCGGGCGTGCCGCCTCGGGCATCAACGGATGATGTCCAATTGGTTGCCTGTTGGCAAGGTTGGTCGGTGTCAATCATTTCCAAGCTCCAACCGCCGTCGCGTTTGGCTGCCTCGTGCCAACCGACTTGATAGTTGATGCCGTGAATCAGGTTGCCTAAATGCCTGATTTCCAAGAGTTCGCCGCTGTTGGAAAGGGCGGGAAAATTTGCCACACCTACTACCCGCGCCGAAGGAACGGCGGCGGCAATTTGCGCGGCGGCACTCGTATTTGCCAGCACAATATAGCCGCGGGCGGCAATGACTATCGGCGGCAGTCGCAAACTGAAATTGCTCTCGGGTTTGGTGAAAGACACGCCCGCCAGACTGATGAGCGCATCGGTGTTGTTGTAAAGCTCAATGTACTCACGGTCAGGCAGTTGAACGGGCGGCGAAGGGTCGGACATGATTTCCGTGATGAGCAACTCGTGGCGAACAGGCGCACGACCGATGCCGAAAGTGGTTCGTAAACTACTCGCACTCAACGGGTTGCCTGCGCAATCGCGCAGATTTTCCGAAAGGATGACTTCATACAAACGTCCCGCTTGCGGGGCTTCCGCCAAAGTCAGTTGCACAATGCGGTTATTTTGCAGTTCCAAACCGCGAATGGCAATGGCGGGTTCTATGCGATAATGGGCAAGCGTAGCCAGCGCGGTACTGTCCATTATTTCGCTGAAAGTCAGCGTCAGGTTGCTGCCTGTTAATTGTACGTTTACAAGTTCGGGCGATGTGCGGTCGGGATTGGAAGCCGCCACCGAATTGGGCTGCCCGGGCGTTCCTCCGCTCGGATGCACCGATGCCGTCCAGTTTTCCGATTCGCTGCAAAGGTTCCCGGTATCAATCATTTCCAAGCTCCAACCGCCATTGCGCTTCATGGGGTCGGTGTACCAATCTGCCCGATAATTGACTTCGTGCAGCACTAACCCATTGACAGACAGCGCCAAACGTTCACCCGTATTGCTGAGCGAAGGAAAACTCGTAACGCCGATGACGCGCTGCGGCTCAGGGCGATGCAACAGGAAACTATCCACTCGTGAAGTGGCACACAGTACGGCATATTGCCGCGGCGACAAAAACACATTCGGCAAGCGGACGGTTGTATTGTCATCGCTCAATTGTACATTTTGAAGACTAATGAGGTCGTCGGAATTGTTGTAAATCTCAATAAATTCCGCCAACGGCAAGCCGACTTTGGGCGTTTCGTCTGCCAAAATTTCGGTGATGAGCAGTTCGCCGCGCCGGGGATTGCGCCCGATGCCTAAGTTTTGGGCAAAAGGCGTGAGCAAATTGCCTGCACAATCGCGCAAGTTGCTGATTTGCAAGCGATAAGTCAGTGCGGGGTTCAGCGGCTGCGCCAACAGCAAACGCACCTGACGGCGGTTTACAACCTGTATCTCGCGGATTTGCGCGCCTTGCGTAAGCGTGTAGGAAGCCGTTTGACGGATGGTTTCCGCCGTAATCAGTTCGGAAAACTGCACTTCAATTTCACGCTCGTTGCGCAGCGTTGCCGATGTTACACGGGGCGGCGTGTTGTCTTGCACCGTGCCGCGTACCGAATTGGGCGCACCGGGCGTGCCTCCGCTCGGATGCACCGAAGCCCGCCAATTTTGCTCCTCGGCGCAAAAGTTGGTCAGGTCAATCATTTCCAAGCTCCAACCGCCGCGTTGCTTGTCTGCATCGCCGTACCAAGCCGAAGAATAGCGCACCGCGTCAATTTCAAAGCCCGCCGTATCGGTCAGGGAAAGTTGCGCGCCGCCGTCGGCTAAAACGGGAAAGCTCGTAATGCCTACGCCGCGACTGCCGAAATTGGCGGCGCGGGTTGTGCTTGTCAGCACCAGCGATTCGCGGGGTGCGATGCTGCGGCTTGGCAGCGGAAACAGGCGCGTTTCATAGCCTAACTGAATGGTATTCAGACGGATAAGGTCGCCCGTGAGGTTGGTAATTTCTATGTATTCGCCGCGATTGACCGTAACCGGGCTGCCCGCAGGCGGAACAGGGTTCGCCATAATTTCGCTGATGCGCAAATCGCGGGGACGCACTCTTCTGCCAATGCCAATGCGTGCCGTATCGGGCGCAACATTGCCGATGCAGTCAGCTATGTTGTTGATAATCAGCAGATAAAGCCTTGCACTGTCCAAAGATGCGGAAAGACGCAGGCGCACGTTCAAGGTATCGGAAGGGGTAGCCGTTTGGATGTTGGGCGCACCTTCGCCCGTCAGGCGATAGTTGGCAGTGCGGGACAAAATCGTGCGGCTCACAGGCTCACTCATGCGGATTTGCAGGGTTTGCGCATCGGCAACCGTGAAAGAAGCAATTCGCGGCGGGGTCTTGTCGGGATGGTTGCCAAACAGGGAATTTCGCTCGCCGGGCGTGCCGCCGCGTTCATCGGTTGAGGCATACCAATTGTTGGCAGGCTCGCAGTTATTTTCCTGTAAATCAACTCGTTCCAATGTCCATCCGCCGTTGCGTTTCACTGCGTCGCGGTACCATGTATCGCTGTAACGCAGCGAATCAATCACTTTGTCGTCCATGTCCAACAGGCGGATGCTTTCGCCCGAATTGGTCAGCGAACGCCACGGATTTAGCCCGATGACACGCCCAAAGGGCTCAAAAGATGCAACCGCGTTGGCAGGGCAAAGGATGATGTACTCGCCCGGCGCAATGATGCCTTCGCCCAGTGCCGTTGCACCCGACTCATCGGCGAACTTGATGCCTAACAAATCAAAGGGCGTAGCGGAAGCATTGTAAATTTCTATGAACTCGCTTTCGGGCAGTGCCACAACAGGCGTAGGGTCTGCCATAATTTCGGTGATAATCAACTCGTTGCGGCGCGGTTGCGGCGGTCGGCGGAAGGTCAGCGTAGCGGCAGGCATGGTATTTCGCAGCACATCCTGCACATTTTGTACCGTCAGTGTGTAGCTGATGCCGTCTTGCAAGCGACTGCCAAGTGTCAGTTCCACTTCCAAGCCTCGCATAACAGCCCGTGTTGGTCTGCCGATGCCGCCCGAAACGTCGTAATGGTTCAAGGCTTCGGCAGTGGCGCGGTCTAAGGCTTTATTGAAAACAACCAAAATGCGGTCGGGGGCAAGTACGCGCACGGCGGTAGCCTGCGGCGGTCGGCGGTCTAAACTGAACTCATGTACCGACTGCGGCACATAGCGGCGACAAACCGCCTCAAATCCGCCCAACGTAACGGTATAGCTCTGATTTTCAACAAAATCATCGGCAAAAAACAGCGTTACGACGGCGGGGTTTTGCGTATTACGCACGGCAGAAACGGGCTTCCGATTCGTATCGCCATTGAGGAAATAGAGGTTTTCATCCTGTACCGCAGCGGCGGGCATTTCTTCGGAAAATACAATTTCCAACAACTTGGAAGTACGCGGAAAAACCTGCGTAACGTAAGTCGCGAAAGTCAGGTTTTGCGCGGCAGGCTGCATGGTGTTGCCGTTCAAATCCGCCACATTGCGCACGGTCAGGGTATAGTTTTGCCCCTGTGTCATCGGGTTGGGGTAGGTAAGCCGCACCACTTCGGGGGAAACCGCCTGCACCAAAGGCGCACCGCTGATGCCCGAAAGCACGTAACTGCTTGCCAATGAAGCAGTTGCCGCCTGCACGGGTTCGGTAAATCGCACCTCAATTTCGCGACTGTTGAGAATAAAGGCTTCGCCGACTTTGGGGGCAACGGTGTTGAAGGTGCGTGATTGAACCGCTACCCGATTACCGCCCAAATCGGCTATGTTGCTGATTTGCAGGCTGAAATTTTTATCATCGGGCAGCGGTGCGGTGGTTGTCAGGTAAACTACCGTCGGGTTAACGGGGCAAATCGTTGCCGATGCAAGGCTAATCACCTGATTATCGGTTGTATTGGTCAGTTCAAAATTGGCAGGAACGATGCTTGCCGCGCCTAAGGCTTCGCTGAACCGCAACTCTAAAACGGTTGATGAGCGATGCAAAAGCTGCTGCCATTCGGGCGCGTCGGGGTCGTACCGAACGGCTATGTTGTTGGTACTCATCGTATTACCCGCCAAATCGCGCACGCCTGCAATGCGCAACGTCAGCGGCGTATTGGCAGGCACGGGTTGGGCAAAAGTGATGACCACAATGTTGGTATTAACAGGGTTGCGCTCTGCCCGCAACGGAAAACCGATGCCGTTGCTCAAAGAATAGTTATTGACCAATTGCGCCGTAATCGGCTCTACGGGTTCGGAAAAGGTGATTTCAATTTGCGTAGCCGAAAGAAACCGCCAGCCGGTCAGGTCATTGACCGTCGGGGCGCGGGTGTCGCGCTGAAAGATGATGCTTGCACTGCTCATCGCATTGCCCAACAGGTCGCGCACACCGTTGATTATCAGCGTCTGATTGCTGTTTTCGGGAAAGTTGATATTAAAAAGCAAATGTACCAGCGCGGGATTGGCAGCATCGCGAACGGCTGCCCGCGGCGGGTTGCCGTTCCATGAGTAATTAGCTAAGGTGGTGGCACTTGCCTGTTCTACGGGTTCATCAAACAACACATCCAGCGACTGCGGCGCCACTACGGTTGCCTGTAAGACTTTGGGGGCTAAATTATCGGCGAAGGTAAAGGCAAAGTCGGGAATACTTGCCGATACGTTGCCGTAAATATCGGTGAGGTTTTGGCTTTGCAGCGTATAGCTGTCGCCTGCCGCAAAGTCAAACGGGAAACTCACATATACGGAAAATTCGTCTTCGGCAGGCAACACTTGCATAGCCGCAACCCCGCCGATGGAAAACACAGCCGACTGCCGCAGCGCGCCGATGTCCATCAGCTCATTAAACCGCACCCGAATTTGGCGCATGTTTGAGCCGTTGATGGCGGTTATGGTTGTAGGAATGGTATTCACATACGCCTGAATCGCCAAATTATCCACCTGAAACATGGCATTGCGCCCTGCCGCACTGTATCGGTGATGAAAGCCGAAAAATTGCGTAGCAGTATGGGTATCGTCGGTTGTGCTGCCTTGGTAAATATCATTGACAAAAACCAACCAACGCCCGCCCACCAAACGAATCACCTGCACCCGAATCGGTTGCGGAAGCGTGCTTAGGTTGGTCAGTGTGCCGCCCGATATATTCAAATTGCTGTTTGCAGATGTGCCGCTTCGCCACAGCTCAATATTATCCAACAGGCGCAAGTGATAACCGTTGAGCGCACCGTCTATATCAGCCGCATTACTCACCAAAAACACGCGTCCGTGGTTATCGGCATTCACGTTGGTACTGTTCCACGCCACGCCGTTGTACCAAAAATCAAAACGCCACTCCAGAGGCTGCGCGTTGAGGTTGCCTATGTTGAGCGGCGTTTGTGCATAAATGCGACGTGTGCCCGTGCCCGTAGTCGGACCGTTTGCCCGCAGTACACGGTTGCTGCCCGACAGTATCGGCGTTGTGAAAAACGGCGGCGTTCCCGTAGCAGGGTTTACCGTAACCGTTGTCCACGCGGGGGCAGGGTTGCCCGATGTATAGCCGTCAAAATTATCGCTGAAAGGAATTTGGGCATAAGCCGCAGCGGACAAAGCAGCAATCATTACCACAACTAACCGCAGGGCTTTTTTCAGGGTAGCAGTTAATACCATGTTTGATTGAATTGAGACTTAAAAATACGCCATTTGGCGCAAGTCGGCAACCCAAAAGCGGGACCTGATTGTTTATCTTTGCAAAGAAGCCTTTCCGAACCATGCAACAACTGCAACCGCTTTCTACCGGACAACAGGAATTTTCCGTTATCAGAACACAAGGACGCGTATATGTGGATAAAACAATGTTTATCCATAAACTCTTGCTGCAAAGCAGCATTTTCTTCTTCCTTTCCCGCGCACGCAGATTTGGCAAGTCTCTGTTTATCAATACGTTGAAAGAACTTTTCTTGGGCAAAAAAGAACTCTTTGAGGGGCTGTACATCTACGATAAAATCCAATGGGAAACCTTTCCCGTCCTGCACTTTGATTTCAGCAACATGGGCTTCAAAGACATCGGGCTGACACAGGCAATAGATAACCGCCTCAACGACATTGCCGCAAGCTACGGCGTTGTGTTGCAAAAACAGGGCATCGGCTTGAAATTCGCCGAACTGATGGCAATGCTGCACGAAAAGACGGGCAAACAGGCGGTCATTCTCATTGACGAATACGACAAACCCATTACCGACGTGCTGGAAGTGGGCAATAACGCCAAAGCGCACGAACACCGAAGCATCCTGCGCGGCTTTTACGGCGTGGTCAAAGGCTCTTCGGCGCATATTCGGCTGTTTTTTATGACCGGCATTTCGCGCTTTTCCAAACTCTCGCTCTTTTCCGACCTGAACAACCTGACCGACCTGACCTATTTTTCCGATTTCCACGACATCTGCGGCTACACGCAAGAAGAACTTGAAACCAACTTTGCCCCGCATCTGCAAAATGTCGCTGATTATCAGGGAATTTCTTTGGAAGAACTGCTGCAACAGGTCAAACGCTGGTACAATGGCTATTCATGGAACGGCAGGTCAAGGGTTTACAATCCTTATTCCGTGTTGCGTTTTTTGGATGCCAAAGAGTTCCGCAACTACTGGTTTGACAGCGGCACGCCCAAGTTCTTGATTGAAATGCTCAAAAGCCGCATGGTGTACGATATTTCCGAAACGCAGGTAACCATGGCGGAAGCCGATAATTTTGATATTGACAATTTGAGTCTGGAAACCCTGCTCTTCCAAACAGGCTACCTGACCGTTAAGGAAATTGACGAATTCAAGATTTATACCCTTGCCTACCCCAATTTGGAAGTGGAAGAATCCATGACGCAGTACATTCTGGCGGCTTATGCAAATCGGCACGGCAGCGCCGCCACAGCCATCAACATTGCACGGGCGGTAAAGAAAAACGACATGGCGATGGTCATTCAGGCGGTTAACTCATTGTTTGCTTCCATTCCCTACCAACTTTTTGACCAACACCGCGAACGGTATTTCCATGCCATCATTTTCCTTGCCTTCAAACTGTGCGGGTTTTATATCCAATCGGAAGTCAGCGTGGCGGCGGGGCGCATTGACGCGGTGATGCACTACGAAAACCGCATCTACGTGTTTGAGTTCAAGCTCAACGATTCGGCGGAAAACGCCCTGCAACAGATTCGCCAAAAGGGCTATTACAACGCTTATCGGAATCAGGGCAAAGAAATTTACCTGCTCGGCATCGGTTTTGACGGACAAACCCGAACCGTCGCCGATTGGAAAATGGAACAAATAGGATAACATGAAAGCCTTCGCCGAACTTTTTGCCGAATTGGACACCACCAACAAGACCAACGCCAAATTAGACATTTTGAAAAAATATTTGGCAGAAGCGCCCGATGAGGATAAACTCTGGTTGCTGGCATTGTTTGGCGGCAAGCGTCCACGCAGGCAGGTAACAACCACGCAATTGCGCCAATGGGCGGCAGAGGCGGCAGGTATTCCCGATTGGCTGTTTGAGGAAAGCTATCACATCACGGGCGACTTGGCAGAAACCCTTTCACTGATTCTTCCCCCGCCCGTAAGAACTCACAATCAGACACTTAGCCAATGGATCGACTTTCTGCAATCTTTGGGCGAATTAGATGAGGAAAGCAAAAAAGCCAACTTGATGGAAGCCTTTGAACAGCTTTCCGAACGGGAACGCTTTGTGTTCATCAAACTGATAACGGGTGGTTTTCGCATCGGCATTTCGCAGCAGCTCATCACTCGCGCCGTTGCCGAAGTCTGTCAATTGGACAAGGCAGAGGTAGCCCACCGCCTCACGGGCGATTGGCATCCGCAGCAAATCACATTCCGCCAACTGATTTTTGGCGAAAATATTACCGAATCTGCCTCTAAACCCTATCCTTTTTGTCTGGCGCACCCACTGGATGAAGAAAAAATCAGCGAATTGGGCGCACCCGACGAATGGCTGGCAGAGTGGAAATGGGACGGCATCCGCGGACAAGTCATTGTACGCCAAAGTCAAATTTTCATCTGGACGCGGGGCGAAGAACTTGTTACCGACAAATACCCTGAACTTACGCCACTTGCCGCCATGCCCGTTCCCTGCGTGCTGGACGGTGAACTGATGGCATGGCAGAACAATGCCCCCCTACCCTTCGCCGAACTGCAAAAGCGCATCGGCAGGAAAACCGTCAGCAAAAAACTGCTCTCGGAAGTGCCCGTCGTGTTTCTGGCTTACGACCTGTTGGAATACGAAGGCAGCGACATCCGCAACCGACCGCTGGCAGAACGGCGGCAACTGTTGGAACAACTCATTGCTCAAAGCGCGCATCCCGCGTTGCGCATTTCGCCGACCGTCGGTTTTCGGTCGTGGGATGAATTGGCAGCCATGCGCCGAACCGCCCGCGAACATGCCGCCGAAGGGTTGATGCTGAAAAAATTGTCAAGCACCTACCAAACGGGGCGCGTGCGCGGGCATTGGTGGAAATGGAAAGTGCAGCCGCTCAGCATAGACGGCGTGCTGATTTACGCCCAAAAAGGACACGGCAGGCGTGCCACACTCTACACCGACTACACCTTTGGCGTTTGGGACGGCGATAAACTCGTTACTTTTGCCAAAGCCTATTCGGGCTTGACCGACCAAGAAATCGCCCAAGTGGATGCTTTTGTCAAAAAAAACACTTTGGAAAAGTTCGGTCCCGTGCGAACCGTTAAGCCCGAACTTGTATTTGAAATCGGATTTGAGGGCATTCAGTCGTCCAACCGCCACAAGAGCGGCGTAGCCTTGCGTTTTCCGCGCATTTTGCGCTGGCGCACCGACAAAAAGCCCGAAGATGCCAACACGCTGGCAGACTTGCAGGCGCTGGCGGCTGCGTTTAAGTGATGGAACATAAGAACACGGATTGCAGGCAGATATACACAAACCTGACAGGTTTTAAATAACCGTTTTTCAATAATTTACACAGACATTTTTCGCAAACAACTTGCGATTTTGTATAACACAGATTTACGCGGAATAAAAATGAAAAAATCGGCGTTTATCTGCTGATATCCGCGTGCTTGTACAATCACCCTTGCCCTTCTTCCACTGCAAACCGCATAATTTCCATGCGTTGGATGGTATCGCCTGCGCGGAGACGGCTCATCACCGTGCCGCCTGCCGTAATTTTGGCAAAAGCGGGGCACGAACCTTCCAAATAGGCGGCATTGCGCCTGCTCAAGCAGATAAAAAATTGAGAACCAATCAGATGCGGGGCAGTGTGCGGCATGGCAAGTACGCCGTCATCCAGTGGGATATTGCAGGACTCTTGGCTGATATGCCCAATGCCCGGGGCTGTTCCCATGCCGTTGTTATAGGGGCAACCTGCCTGTATGAGCACTTCGGGAATATGCCGAAAAAATTGCAAACCGTTGTAGAACTCACTCTGCACCAATCGTATAAAATGTGCCGTTGTAACAGGCATGTCATCGGTCAGCAAATCGGCTTCCATCATCCCTTTGGAGGTATAAATACGCACAACGGTGCGCATTTCGCCGCTACCGTCTGATTCTTCTTTTTTGAACAGTCCGAACATGGGTTTTGCAAAATTTTATCGGATGAATGGTAAAACTCATACCCTGCATAGCAAAGGGGCTGCGAATCCTTCGCCATGCATTCATGCAAATTTGAACATATAATCTCAACTTTTCAGACAGGCTTTTCGGGCGACCGCCGTAATTTTGCCGCCCAATCCCGATTTATCATGCTGTTTTTGCTGCTTTCCGCGCTTTGTTCCGCTGCTCTAATGCTGGTTTTCAAGGCTTTTGAAAAATGGGGCGTAAACGTTTGGCAGGGCGTTACTTTTAACTACATCGTCTGCGTACTGACGGGCAGCCTTGTATTTATGACGCAATTCGGAGAGCCTGCGGCAGTTTTGAGCAACTCTTGGCAGTGGTTCTATCCGGCAGGCGTGTTGGGCGTACTTTTCTTTACAG encodes:
- a CDS encoding lamin tail domain-containing protein, which codes for MVLTATLKKALRLVVVMIAALSAAAYAQIPFSDNFDGYTSGNPAPAWTTVTVNPATGTPPFFTTPILSGSNRVLRANGPTTGTGTRRIYAQTPLNIGNLNAQPLEWRFDFWYNGVAWNSTNVNADNHGRVFLVSNAADIDGALNGYHLRLLDNIELWRSGTSANSNLNISGGTLTNLSTLPQPIRVQVIRLVGGRWLVFVNDIYQGSTTDDTHTATQFFGFHHRYSAAGRNAMFQVDNLAIQAYVNTIPTTITAINGSNMRQIRVRFNELMDIGALRQSAVFSIGGVAAMQVLPAEDEFSVYVSFPFDFAAGDSYTLQSQNLTDIYGNVSASIPDFAFTFADNLAPKVLQATVVAPQSLDVLFDEPVEQASATTLANYSWNGNPPRAAVRDAANPALVHLLFNINFPENSNQTLIINGVRDLLGNAMSSASIIFQRDTRAPTVNDLTGWRFLSATQIEITFSEPVEPITAQLVNNYSLSNGIGFPLRAERNPVNTNIVVITFAQPVPANTPLTLRIAGVRDLAGNTMSTNNIAVRYDPDAPEWQQLLHRSSTVLELRFSEALGAASIVPANFELTNTTDNQVISLASATICPVNPTVVYLTTTAPLPDDKNFSLQISNIADLGGNRVAVQSRTFNTVAPKVGEAFILNSREIEVRFTEPVQAATASLASSYVLSGISGAPLVQAVSPEVVRLTYPNPMTQGQNYTLTVRNVADLNGNTMQPAAQNLTFATYVTQVFPRTSKLLEIVFSEEMPAAAVQDENLYFLNGDTNRKPVSAVRNTQNPAVVTLFFADDFVENQSYTVTLGGFEAVCRRYVPQSVHEFSLDRRPPQATAVRVLAPDRILVVFNKALDRATAEALNHYDVSGGIGRPTRAVMRGLEVELTLGSRLQDGISYTLTVQNVQDVLRNTMPAATLTFRRPPQPRRNELIITEIMADPTPVVALPESEFIEIYNASATPFDLLGIKFADESGATALGEGIIAPGEYIILCPANAVASFEPFGRVIGLNPWRSLTNSGESIRLLDMDDKVIDSLRYSDTWYRDAVKRNGGWTLERVDLQENNCEPANNWYASTDERGGTPGERNSLFGNHPDKTPPRIASFTVADAQTLQIRMSEPVSRTILSRTANYRLTGEGAPNIQTATPSDTLNVRLRLSASLDSARLYLLIINNIADCIGNVAPDTARIGIGRRVRPRDLRISEIMANPVPPAGSPVTVNRGEYIEITNLTGDLIRLNTIQLGYETRLFPLPSRSIAPRESLVLTSTTRAANFGSRGVGITSFPVLADGGAQLSLTDTAGFEIDAVRYSSAWYGDADKQRGGWSLEMIDLTNFCAEEQNWRASVHPSGGTPGAPNSVRGTVQDNTPPRVTSATLRNEREIEVQFSELITAETIRQTASYTLTQGAQIREIQVVNRRQVRLLLAQPLNPALTYRLQISNLRDCAGNLLTPFAQNLGIGRNPRRGELLITEILADETPKVGLPLAEFIEIYNNSDDLISLQNVQLSDDNTTVRLPNVFLSPRQYAVLCATSRVDSFLLHRPEPQRVIGVTSFPSLSNTGERLALSVNGLVLHEVNYRADWYTDPMKRNGGWSLEMIDTGNLCSESENWTASVHPSGGTPGQPNSVAASNPDRTSPELVNVQLTGSNLTLTFSEIMDSTALATLAHYRIEPAIAIRGLELQNNRIVQLTLAEAPQAGRLYEVILSENLRDCAGNPLSASSLRTTFGIGRAPVRHELLITEIMSDPSPPVQLPDREYIELYNNTDALISLAGVSFTKPESNFSLRLPPIVIAARGYIVLANTSAAAQIAAAVPSARVVGVANFPALSNSGELLEIRHLGNLIHGINYQVGWHEAAKRDGGWSLEMIDTDQPCQQATNWTSSVDARGGTPGSANSVRRPNPDRTPPQVQEVRMLNERLLRITFNEPMDSASLLPRANYLFTNGLLTDSVQVLNEQTVVLQLFRPVERGALNRLTIREVRDCSGNAIVQAGFNFGLGATPQKFELLITELMPDPSPVVGLPESEYVEIFNASNKVLSLNGVRLSNANGTTGVLPDVNILPQSYMLVCPSSSAAAFRAFLPEDRVVAPNRWAALSNTSDVMQLRNAQGLLLHQVAYRATWISDAQKRDGGWSLEMRDTNNPCAGSANWEASEHPSGGTPAAPNSIRSTLTDSQPPQIQRVETADGRTVRVVFSEAVDSLAAVQAVYLLNNSLTVSTITFRYAQPDEVLLTLPQMLAPGERATLQIRTLRDCAGNTLFNSPVVPFVVPQEAALGDLIINEILFNPPPNGVDFVEIYNKSDKFINLQNWVIANATTNRVITTEMRIMPPQSYLVLTPDLVKLKQQYSRTIDSLVQTVNLPSFNDSDGSVRLLTPQGALMDRLDYEERWHFPLLERKEGVSLERISFNAPTQDRNNWFSAAAPFFGTPTYLNSQSERQSALSTLKDCFRIENQVFTPDGDGFQDFMLLHLDCAATGGVATIKVFDAAGRPMRTLLNQQTVAAGMFLSWDGTTDNGAKARIGPYLLMIELFDLDGNIKREQLKVVVGAQ